Proteins encoded by one window of Rhodamnia argentea isolate NSW1041297 chromosome 6, ASM2092103v1, whole genome shotgun sequence:
- the LOC115757457 gene encoding uncharacterized transmembrane protein DDB_G0289901 has product MNSNYGKPNNPQRSSGSLNSFDFDIGIGSNKPRSLNDQRNKTTSFSYAATSSPAQPSRPAWSNKPSWTHQPAAAAPAQSAGAGSLGGPTSMVGDIFGKSWSSSSTTSSMGSGLGIGIAKKDPHLFGDLVSSALGGQGKGSSSNVPLKNVTPTPAASASKTTYSMGNLADSLPKSGNPMNISGSWGSGGSSTGGVAGVNWNGVNTNNKSATPGGPPSGNMAAAAAAATGGGGINTNKDPFSNLVGFGSKQQSGSLNSASKVSAKTSTSSQDFGDFQNAPTSGTATFSSSGFSTNKSNVTASNMSFDSKMDDFGMPAKDFSQQNQIPGQSSGADSFDVLFSSSSGSAAAAGATGGQQAVEVDDWGLDSDLGGGNEGSGSTTELEGLPPPPSGVSALTAKNKGMDNQKQGQYADAIKWLSWAVILLEKAGDNSATMEVLSCRASCYKEVGEYKKAVADCTKVLEHDDANVAVLVQRALLYESMEKYRLGAEDLRTVLKIDPGNRVARSTIHRLNKMAD; this is encoded by the exons ATGAATTCGAACTATGGCAAACCCAATAACCCCCAACGGAGCTCCGGTTCTCTCAACAGCTTCGATTTCGATATCGGAATCGGTTCCAACAAACCTAGGTCCTTGAACGATCAGAGGAACAAGACGACCTCCTTCTCGTACGCCGCCACGTCGTCGCCTGCCCAGCCGTCGAGGCCCGCGTGGTCCAACAAGCCCTCATGGACCCACCAGCCCGCTGCCGCCGCTCCGGCTCAGTCTGCGGGAGCAGGTTCCCTAGGCGGGCCCACGTCGATGGTTGGCGACATCTTCGGCAAGAGctggtcgtcgtcgtcgacgACGAGTTCTATGGGCTCGGGGTTGGGGATTGGGATCGCGAAGAAGGACCCGCACTTGTTTGGGGATTTGGTTAGCTCGGCCTTAGGAGGGCAGGGAAAGGGCAGCAGTAGCAATGTCCCGTTGAAGAACGTGACGCCGACGCCAGCTGCATCGGCTAGCAAGACAACATATTCGATGGGGAATTTGGCGGATTCGCTGCCGAAATCTGGCAATCCAATGAACATTAGTGGAAGTTGGGGATCTGGTGGTTCTAGCACTGGTGGCGTTGCGGGTGTCAATTGGAATGGCGTTAATACCAATAATAAGAGTGCAACTCCCGGAGGTCCTCCGTCGGGAAAtatggctgctgctgctgctgctgctactggTGGAGGTGGAATCAATACCAATAAGGATCCGTTTAGTAATTTGGTTGGTTTTGGATCAAAACAGCAGTCAGGCAGTCTTAACTCGGCAAGCAAGGTGAGTGCTAAGACTAGCACAAGTAGTCAGGATTTTGGAGATTTTCAGAATGCTCCAACATCTGGTACAGCAACATTCTCGTCGAGTGGGTTTTCCACAAATAAAAGCAATGTTACAGCATCAAATATGAGCTTTGATTCGAAAATGGATGATTTCGGGATGCCTGCCAAGGATTTCAGTCAGCAGAATCAGATTCCTGGTCAGAGCTCAGGCGCCGACAGTTTCGATGTGTTGTTCTCTTCATCCTCTGGctcggctgctgctgctggtgccACTGGAGGACAGCAAGCTGTGGAAGTGGATGACTGGGGTTTGGATTCAGATTTAGGAGGAGGAAACGAGGGCAGCGGCTCCACCACGGAGCTTGAGGGGCTTCCCCCTCCTCCCTCAGGCGTATCAGCTTTGACCGCTAAGAACAAGGGCATGGACAATCAGAAGCAAGGGCAATATGCCGATGCCATTAAGTGGTTGTCATGGGCTGTTATTCTCCTCGAAAAGGCTGGAGATAATTCTGCAACCATGGAAGTCTTGTCATGCCGAGCCTCATGTTACAAAGAAGTTGGAGAGTATAAGAAGGCTGTGGCAGACTGTACAAAG GTGCTAGAACATGATGATGCAAATGTAGCCGTTCTTGTACAGCGAGCTCTCTTGTATGAGAGTATGGAGAAGTACAGACTTGGTGCAGAAGACCTGAGGACGGTGCTGAAGATTGATCCTGGTAACAGAGTTGCTCGAAGCACTATTCATCGTTTGAACAAAATGGCAGATTAA